Proteins found in one Vespula pensylvanica isolate Volc-1 chromosome 10, ASM1446617v1, whole genome shotgun sequence genomic segment:
- the LOC122632673 gene encoding nephrin isoform X2 — MKLNYPNVMPTTRIIVFFALCIAPIAKGEGAQYFRFKPRNSSVLERGEVIIPCEVENRVGIVQWVKDGFAYVVQPMSGQIVGHPRLRLIGDQNAGVYNLQITDASLTDDGEYQCQVGPHVRVKPIRANAHLTVISPPQKVEISSHLYKKKMDGSGHSSKKKIEVKVGESTRLECVVRSAKPAASIIWYRGNVQIKGGDTSITPISIEGDKEMLKPGLITKKLLKYDTHGSITIVPTADDDEMDYTCEANHPAIPINRPMRATIKLSVFYPPGMPYIEGYTEGETVQRDQQVELTCRSRGGNPPAKIVWFRNDQQVTTEYRSEGSLSESVLSFKAMAQDDKARYKCEVSNIMSLEPMEVHVDLTVLFVPAGVIITGPTEAKAGEQVVITCTTENSNPPADIKWSVDGRNFENSTSKTEPASQGGWITTSNVTFSINHKSRSIVVICHASNAKLAENVVGTHTINVIYPPSNLFVTGYEEGTTIDAGTVLRLQCTATAGNPLATLTWYKNDRKILGTSRTRDQAVSSELAILVNASDNNAHVRCEATNSGTEIPLMKTLILRVNFPPEKVKITRDPQDFHAGQEGRIICESSSSNPAAEMSWWKGGISVPSTKNGTKPGLHGGFLSYVELSLDLTEDMNCEVYTCQARNAQMERSIHDAITLHVLYKPIFSTLDPYELTGMEGEPFVISVSATGNPNMITYTWTRDGLPLSSSGKRITARGPTLNITKLERYDAGTYTCEAINEEGTTFYPLNLTVQYPAKILRTSTSGTVYPPGIEAKLFCEVDGSPIGDEYVTWQKVGSNSELPGRYSTSFANKTSYLHIEHPDQEDVGEYRCKVNNGIGNATSKPILFITNFKPEMMNTPLTRKAAANKGINAPLYCKARGSPLPRFTWIFNGRTLLPNATEHKYSITHSDLSELTSESTLTIFHVKSHDYGKYECRAENRIGQSIDTIHLDVTSPPDKPSDLEVYNVTHDSVTLTWKRGFDGGLPTSHQIRWRQALDYESRYRYLDILPGEYKAVICGLTLGTYYVFSVKAINEKGDSGFLPDVVKVQTLRPNNVENLPDVLLERGDFPMNYIYTFAATSAIFFIVNLFIMLWYIVRKRNKARLNKSQTADMYAPSTVNGDTMTGELSSVSDEKSDVNFDANDYVDEGRKTAASTYLIDQTMQDFGKGSLEMQVHHQGTLGRRGNHVPVMSMDSPPQRTTASGTLSVSKSSYIGNPSPAPPNDVSFYSVEMDNGRYMGYEPNSSPAPTMGDPGSGNYYPTMPTTGHTGQHASAGGTGTLTRTRTLPRPVPPPDVTVMTAGTKSLIPPSVPPPPATFARANTNGAHNHGHPLSTFTPTPAYSDIDGHLV, encoded by the exons CGCCACCACAGAAAGTCGAGATAAGTAGTCACttgtacaagaaaaaaatggatggGAGTGGTCAttcgagtaagaaaaaaatcgaagtaaAAGTTGGAGAATCGACGCGTTTGGAATGCGTCGTGAGATCGGCTAAACCAGCGGCTTCGATCATTTGGTATCGCGGAAATGTTCAAATTAAAGGTGGCGATACCAGTATCACGCCGATATCAATCGAGGGTG ACAAGGAGATGTTGAAGCCTGGTTTGATAACGAAGAAACTTCTCAAATACGATACCCACGGATCTATCACGATCGTCCCCACCGCCGACGATGATGAGATGGATTATACCTGCGAAGCCAATCATCCAGCGATTCCCATTAATCGTCCGATGCGGGCGACCATCAAACTCTCCGTTTTCT aTCCACCAGGCATGCCATATATCGAGGGTTATACAGAAGGTGAAACCGTACAACGCGATCAACAAGTGGAGCTCACCTGTCGATCGCGAGGAGGAAATCCACCAGCCAAAATCGTTTGGTTTAGAAATGACCAACAAGTCACGACCGAATATCGTTCGGAAGGTAGTCTATCTGAGAGTGTATTATCGTTCAAGGCTATGGCACAAGACGACAAGGCACGATACAAATGCGAGGTGTCCAATATCATGAGCCTTGAACCCATGGAAGTACACGTTGACCTTACTGTACTTT TTGTACCAGCCGGCGTGATAATCACTGGACCGACCGAAGCAAAGGCAGGCGAACAAGTAGTGATTACTTGCACAACAGAGAACTCAAACCCACCAGCGGATATAAAGTGGTCGGTAGACGGTCGGAACTTTGAGAATAGCACGTCGAAAACAGAACCGGCGTCTCAGGGTGGTTGGATCACAACTTCGAATGTGACTTTCAGTATAAATCACAAGAGTAGAAGCATCGTTGTTATCTGCCACGCGTCGAATGCGAAACTTGCTGAGAACGTGGTTGGCACACATACTATCAATGTCATCT ATCCACCCTCGAACCTCTTCGTCACTGGTTATGAAGAGGGTACAACTATAGACGCTGGCACGGTATTAAGACTTCAATGCACAGCCACCGCTGGTAATCCACTGGCAACTCTGACGTGGtataaaaacgatagaaag ATTCTCGGTACTTCTAGAACGAGAGACCAAGCTGTTTCCAGTGAACTAGCGATACTCGTTAATGCATCGGATAACAACGCACACGTTAGATGCGAAGCTACCAATTCGGGGACTGAGATACCACTGATGAAGACTCTGATATTGAGAGTCAATT tCCCACCGGAGAAAGTGAAGATCACGCGAGACCCGCAGGATTTTCATGCAGGTCAGGAAGGTCGTATTATATGCGAATCGAGCAGTAGCAATCCCGCTGCCGAAATGTCATGGTGGAAGGGAGGAATATCAGTACCGTCGACGAAAAACGGTACCAAACCGGGTCTACACGGTGGTTTCCTTTCCTACGTAGAATTGTCATTGGATTTAACCGAGGATATGAATTGCGAGGTTTACACCTGTCAAGCTAGGAACGCTCAAATGGAAAGATCGATACACGATGCGATAACGCTTCACGTATTAT acAAGCCAATATTCTCAACACTGGATCCTTACGAATTAACCGGTATGGAAGGTGAACCATTTGTAATATCCGTCTCAGCAACCGGAAATCCTAATATGATAACTTACACATGGACGAGAGACGGGTTACCATTGAGTAGTAGCGGTAAAAGAATAACCGCACGTGGTCCAACGTTGAATATAACGAAATTGGAACGTTACGATGCAGGGACTTACACGTGCGAAGCGATCAACGAGGAAGGGACCACGTTTTATCCTTTGAATTTGACCGTCCAAT ATCCGGCAAAGATTTTACGAACGTCAACGTCCGGCACTGTATATCCACCTGGAATCGAGGCTAAATTGTTTTGCGAGGTTGATGGTAGCCCGATAGGTGACGAATACGTGACCTGGCAGAAAGTAGGCTCAAACTCGGAATTACCAGGAAGATATTCAACGTCTTTTGCAAACAAAACATCGTATCTTCATATCGAGCATCCGGATCAGGAAGATGTTGGGGAATATCGATGCAAAGTTAACAATGGAATTGGTAACGCCACCTCGAAACCGATTCTATTTATAACCAATT TTAAACCGGAAATGATGAATACACCGCTTACGAGAAAGGCCGCAGCGAATAAAGGAATAAATGCGCCACTTTATTGCAAAGCACGTGGATCTCCGTTACCACGTTTTACATGGATCTTCAATGGTAGAACTTTATTACCTAACGCAACGGAACACAAATATAGTATAACTCATAGCGAC TTGTCCGAATTAACGTCAGAATCAACGTTGACGATATTCCACGTGAAGTCTCACGATTATGGAAAGTATGAGTGTCGTGCAGAAAATAGAATCGGccaatcgatcgatacgatacATTTGGACGTAACATCACCACCTGACAAACCCTCAGATTTGGAGGTTTACAATGTTACGCATGATTCTGTTACGTTGACATGGAAAAGAGGATTCGATGGTGGCCTACCAACGTCCCATCAAATAAGATGGAGACAAGCGTTGGATTATGAGAGTCGTTATAGATACTTGGACATTTTACCGGGTGAATATAAAGCGGTAATATGTGGACTAACACTCGGAACTTATTACGTTTTTAGCGTGAAAGCTATAAACGAAAAAGGTGACAGCGGTTTCTTGCCCGATGTGGTCAAGGTCCAAACTCTAC GGCCGAATAACGTGGAAAACCTGCCAGACGTCCTCTTGGAAAGAGGGGACTTCCCAATgaattatatctatacgttCGCAGCAACTTCCGccatcttttttatcgttaatctCTTCATCATGTTGTGGTACATTGTGCGAAAGCGAAATAAAGCTC GGTTAAACAAGTCGCAGACAGCTGATATGTATGCACCATCGACCGTCAACGGTGACACTATGACCGGCGAATTAAGTTCCGTGTCCGATGAGAAGAGCGACGTTAACTTCGACGCTAATGATTACGTG GACGAGGGACGAAAAACTGCAGCTAGTACatatttaatcgatcaaaCTATGCAGGATTTCGGGAAGGGTAGTTTAGAGATGCAGGTACATCATCAAGGAACTCTCGGTCGTCGAGGTAACCACGTGCCAGTTATGAGTATGGATTCACCACCACAAAGAACTACAGCCAGTGGGACACTCTCGG TTTCGAAGTCGAGTTACATCGGGAATCCAAGTCCTGCGCCGCCCAACGACGTAAGCTTCTACAGTGTGGAAATGGACAACGGCCGTTATATGGGATATGAGCCGAACTCGAGCCCGGCACCGACAATGGGCGATCCGGGCTCGGGCAATTATTACCCTACCATGCCAACCACGGGACACACGGGGCAACATGCGAGCGCTGGTGGAACGGGTACGTTGACGCGTACCAGAACTCTACCACGTCCTGTACCACCCCCGGATGTTACCGTGATGACGGCGGGTACCAAATCACTGATACCACCCTCCGTACCACCGCCGCCGGCTACGTTTGCACGTGCGAACACCAACGGTGCACACAATCATGGTCACCCACTCTCAACGTTCACACCGACGCCGGCCTATTCCGACATTGACGGCCATCTTGTCTGA